A window of Peromyscus eremicus chromosome 7, PerEre_H2_v1, whole genome shotgun sequence contains these coding sequences:
- the LOC131914337 gene encoding cholesterol side-chain cleavage enzyme, mitochondrial: MLAKGLPLRSGLVKSCQPFLSPTWQGLTLATGGEASISTNSPRPFNEIPSPGDNGWLNLYHFWKENGTHRIHYHHMQNFQKYGPIYREKLGNMESVYILDPEDAALLFSCEGPYPERYLVPPWVAYHQYYQRPIGVLFKNSEAWKKDRIVLNQEVMAPETIKNFVPLLEGVAQDFVNVLHRRIKQQSAGNFSGDISDDLFRFAFESITSVVFGERLGMLEEIVDPEPQRFIDAVYQMFHTSVPMLNLPPELFRLFRTKTWKDHAAAWDVIFNKADEYIQNFYWDLRQKQDFGKYPGVLYSLLGGNKLPFKNIQANITEMLAGGVDTTSMTLQWNLYEMAHNLKVQEKLRAEVLAARRQAQGDMAKMVQLVPLLKASIKETLRLHPISVTLQRYLANDLVLRNYRIPAKMLVQVANYAMGREPSVFPNPNKYDPTRWLEKSKNITHFRNLGFGWGVRQCLGRRIAELEMTIFLINVLENFRIEVQSFHDVGTKFNLILVPEKPILFNFQPLKQDLGTTMIK; this comes from the exons ATGCTGGCCAAAGGGCTTCCCTTGCGCTCAGGGCTGGTCAAAAGCTGCCAACCTTTCTTGAGCCCTACCTGGCAGGGTCTGACGCTGGCCACTGGAGGGGAGGCTAGTATCTCTACTAATAGTCCTCGCCCCTTTAATGAGATTCCTTCCCCTGGTGACAATGGTTGGCTAAACCTGTACCACTTCTGGAAGGAGAATGGCACACACAGAATCCATTACCACCACATGCAGAATTTCCAGAAGTACGGCCCCATTTACAG GGAGAAGCTTGGCAACATGGAGTCGGTTTATATTTTGGACCCTGAAGACGCAGCGCTGCTCTTTTCATGCGAGGGTCCCTACCCGGAACGATACCTGGTGCCCCCCTGGGTCGCCTATCACCAGTATTACCAGAGACCCATTGGGGTCCTGTTTAA GAATTCGGAGGCTTGGAAGAAAGATCGAATTGTCCTAAACCAGGAGGTGATGGCGCCCGAAACCATCAAGAACTTCGTGCCCCTGCTGGAAGGTGTCGCTCAGGACTTCGTCAACGTCTTGCACAGACGCATCAAGCAGCAGAGTGCGGGAAACTTCTCGGGGGACATCAGTGATGACCTGTTCCGCTTTGCCTTCGAGT CTATCACCAGCGTTGTATTTGGGGAGCGCCTGGGGATGTTGGAGGAGATCGTGGACCCCGAGCCCCAGCGGTTCATCGATGCCGTCTACCAGATGTTCCACACCAGTGTCCCCATGCTCAACCTGCCTCCAGAACTCTTTCGACTCTTCAGAACTAAGACTTGGAAGGACCATGCAGCCGCCTGGGATGTGATTTTCAATAAAG CTGATGAATACATCCAGAACTTCTACTGGGACTTAAGGCAGAAGCAGGACTTTGGCAAGTACCCTGGTGTCCTTTATAGCCTCCTGGGAGGCAATAAGCTGCCCTTCAAGAACATCCAGGCCAACATTACAGAGATGCTGGCAGGAGGGGTGGACACG ACATCCATGACCCTGCAGTGGAACCTTTATGAGATGGCACACAACTTGAAGGTACAGGAGAAGTTGCGGGCAGAGGTTCTGGCTGCCCGGCGCCAGGCCCAGGGAGACATGGCCAAGATGGTGCAGTTGGTCCCACTCCTAAAAGCCAGCATCAAGGAGACACTGAG ACTCCACCCCATCTCCGTGACCTTGCAGAGATATCTTGCGAATGACCTGGTACTTCGTAATTACAGGATTCCTGCCAAG ATGTTGGTGCAGGTGGCTAACTATGCCATGGGCCGAGAACCCAGCGTCTTCCCCAACCCAAACAAGTATGACCCAACTCGTTGGctggaaaaaagcaaaaatatcacCCACTTCCGTAACTTGGGCTTTGGCTGGGGTGTTCGACAGTGTCTGGGACGGCGGATTGCAGAGTTGGAAATGACCATCTTCCTAATCAAT GTGCTGGAGAACTTCAGAATCGAAGTCCAAAGTTTCCATGATGTAGGGACCAAGTTCAACCTCATCCTGGTGCCTGAGAAGCCCATCTTGTTCAACTTCCAGCCTCTCAAGCAAGACCTGGGCACAACCATGATCAAATAG